The Montipora capricornis isolate CH-2021 chromosome 3, ASM3666992v2, whole genome shotgun sequence genome window below encodes:
- the LOC138043106 gene encoding transmembrane protein 128-like, translating to MASSSDISGFSNLTTAFIRHRERQTFDRHLDQRIKEEGERILKENDPRNTSRINPHSVFWMVAALAVFYYTDFYIAVRFDARIHRTWLYVGGFLIGVNLCVGCYCVLWLSYYKKITDWDKHSPYIIPIATASFIAGMICSTYALWPLWKFLTPFITFTLFMGVIFLATLIPL from the exons ATGGCTTCCTCTTCGGACATTTCTGGATTTAGCAACCTCACAACGGCATTTATTCGACACAGAGAGAGGCAAACGTTTGACCGTCATTTGGACC AGAGGATAAAAGAAGAGGGAGAAAGAATATTGAAGGAGAATGACCCAAGAAACACATCCCGTATAAACCCACATTCAGTCTTTTGGATGGTGGCAGCGCTAGCTGTGTTTTATTATACTGATTTTTACATCGCTGTAAGGTTTGATGCCAGAATCCACAG GACATGGTTGTATGTTGGAGGTTTTCTTATTGGAGTCAACCTTTGTGTTGGATGTTACTGTGTACTGTGGCTGAGTTACTACAAAAAGATAACTGACTGGGACAAACACTCGCCTTACATTATACCCATTGCGACTGCATCTTTTATTGCTGGCATGATTTG CTCTACCTATGCACTGTGGCCTCTATGGAAATTCCTAACACCATTCATAACATTCACATTATTTATGGGCGTAATCTTTTTGGCTACCTTAATACCTCTATAA